One genomic region from Apodemus sylvaticus chromosome 1, mApoSyl1.1, whole genome shotgun sequence encodes:
- the Lmntd2 gene encoding lamin tail domain-containing protein 2 translates to MAPKSFHESEDKQVSPAPAGVQPDSSDLGSPVGSPVDRVAPSCSQSTKLYTSTPMGCSVKQQLAPETLDPRTLRLLWEQRELEIQALRWAVQNGQNARYYYILQEVAGIPSERNSKRQDKFLRNQVQKLTTELKEQKEQAQQEKQQLEEKLQQNICAMQQLEAELQSFQKSCLLQLARSSWVGRMLRSQTGSVEVVTAEVLRDPSDCTEYAEVSTAGEGFRLEDVDWNSIAQRYPNLFSSLSLHSDQKMSQPLTSEMDALDSEGTIKHTEKPAKILEWGTLPLVDTSSSESTVSDTSSCQMVLHSGAKTTTGHLPQGTNLASSEKMQECTRSINGYTEDLHKSRSPSCSKTVLESYTDLHHPYTRPQLNPLGCCLKIAAVSHREKFIRIINQSQAETIDLGGFVLQQFVRDFPVCMYRFPPGTLLAPQHHITVWGEGTSRAKKQLPVSSGQDPFQFQSSRGCVTVLVNPHGQVLSEHQTAPCVTQGSKIFTDNTDWSIDRFPLSESEPNVDPGEQPCRPASPQKGRAKNAGARRKKPGPGVRQHRHSSNNGLRASRPLRPTETRDILPLLNTRKLLPPGEVLAQQEGMKTETSELLPVIPECPSRVCLEDSLGRQERKVQVCRKSVDLSCPMVALSVQSTAESRYGFRFLCYPPITEELCRRL, encoded by the exons ATGGCCCCTAAGTCTTTCCACGAGTCTGAAGACAAGCAGGTATCCCCAGCTCCAGCAGGTGTACAGCCAGACAGCAGTGACTTAGGGTCTCCAGTTGGCTCACCTGTGGACAGAGTGGCTCCTTCCTGTTCTCAGAGTACTAAGCTCTACACATCCACACCGATGGGCTGCTCCGTCAAGCAGCA GTTAGCCCCTGAAACCCTGGACCCACGTACCCTGAGGCTGTTATGGGAACAGAGAGAACTAGAGATCCAGGCACTTCGGTGGGCTGTTCAGAATGGCCAGAATGCCCGATACTACTACATCCTGCAGGAGGTGGCAGGGATTCCCTCTGAGCG GAACTCCAAAAGACAAGACAAATTCCTGCGCAACCAGGTCCAGAAACTTACCACGGAGctgaaggaacagaaggaacaagcTCAGCAG GAGAAACAGCAGTTGGAGGAGAAACTGCAGCAGAACATCTGTGCAATGCAGCAGCTGGAGGCTGAGCTTCAGTCTTTTCAAAAATCATGCCTTCTGCAGCTGGCCCGTTCCTCTTGGGTGGGACGCATGCTGAGGTCTCAGACTGGCAGTGTGGAG GTGGTCACTGCAGAGGTTCTAAGAGACCCCAGTGACTGTACTGAGTATGCTGAGGTTTCCACTGCTGGGGAG GGTTTCCGGTTGGAGGATGTAGATTGGAACAGCATTGCCCAGCGATATCCCAACCTCTTCTCCAGCTTGAGTTTACATTCGGATCAAAA GATGTCCCAACCCCTGACCTCTGAGATGGATGCCTTGGACTCAGAGGGCACCATCAAGCACACAGAGAAGCCTGCCAAGATCCTGGAGTGGGGCACCTTGCCTTTGGTAGACACCAGTAGCTCGGAAAGTACCGTGTCTGACACCAGCAGCTGCCAGATGGTTCTGCATTCTGGAGCAAAGACGACAACTGGCCACCTACCCCAGGGAACAAATCTAGCTTCTTCTGAGAAGATGCAGGAATGCACTAGGAGCATCAACGGATACACAGAAG ATCTCCATAAAAGCCGCTCACCCTCGTGTAGCAAGACTGTTTTGGAGTCCTATACAGACCTTCACCACCCATATACAAGACCCCAGTTGAA CCCGCTTGGCTGCTGCTTGAAGATCGCTGCAGTCAGCCACCGAGAGAAGTTCATTCGCATCATCAACCAGTCCCAGGCAGAGACAATTGACCTGGGTGGCTTTGTTCTGCAGCAGTTTGTGAGGGACTTCCCTGTGTGCATGTACCGCTTCCCACCTGGTACTCTGCTTGCCCCGCAGCACCACATCACG GTATGGGGCGAAGGAACCAGCAGGGCCAAGAAGCAGCTGCCAGTGTCCTCTGGCCAGGACCCCTTCCAATTCCAATCTAGCCGCGGCTGTGTGACGGTGCTAGTCAACCCCCATGGTCAG GTCCTCAGCGAGCATCAAACTGCACCCTGCGTGACTCAGGGCTCAAAGATCTTCACCGACAACACTGACTGGTCCATTGACCGCTTCCCACTCTCAGAGTCTGAGCCCAATGTTGACCCTGGTGAACAGCCGTGTCGACCTGCATCACCACAGAAGGGTCGGGCAAAGAATGCTGGGGCCAGGCGCAAGAAGCCAGG GCCAGGTGTTCGACAGCACAGGCACTCCAGCAATAACGGACTGAGGGCCTCACGACCTCTTCGCCCCACAGAGACCCGGGATATCTTGCCACTCCTAAACACCCGAAAGCTTCTTCCCCCTGGGGAAGTTCTTGCCCAGCAGGAAGGTATGAAGACTGAGACATCAGAGCtcctgcctgtgatcccagagtGTCCCTCGAGAGTGTGTCTTGAGGACTCACTGGGTAGGCAGGAGCGCAAGGTCCAG GTATGCCGGAAAAGCGTGGACCTGAGTTGCCCCATGGTGGCCCTGTCAGTACAGAGCACAGCTGAGAGCAGATATGGCTTCCGCTTCCTCTGCTACCCTCCCATCACTGAGGAACTGTGTCGGCGGTTGTAG
- the Rassf7 gene encoding ras association domain-containing protein 7, with amino-acid sequence MVLELVAMELKVWVDGIQRVVCGVSEQTTCQEVVIALAQAIGQTGRFVLVQRLREKERQLLPQECPVGAQATCGQFANDVQFVLRRTGPSLSGRPSSDNCPPPERCPVRASLPPKPWAVPGREPRKALTFNLGCPKLVPSPSLPEPTALVGPISDCFADLQGLELRIQRNTEELGHEAFWEQELQREQAREREGQARLQALSAATAEHVARLEALDAQACALEAELRLAAEAPGPPSATASAAERLRQDLAIQERHSMEMQGTLALVSQALEAAEHALQAQAQELEELNRELRQCNLQQFIQQTGAALPPPPQLDRTIPRTQDLLPPNREELQGVPQSHILVSSLSPEVPPVRQSSWR; translated from the exons ATGGTCTTGGAGCTTGTGGCCATGGAGCTGAAGGTATGGGTGGATGGCATCCAGCGGGTGGTCTGTGGGGTCTCAGAACAGACCACCTGCCAAGAAGTGGTCATTGCGCTAGCCCAAGCTATAG GCCAGACAGGCCGATTTGTCCTTGTGCAGCGTCTTAGGGAGAAGGAACGACAGCTGCTGCCACAGGAGTGTCCAGTGGGAGCCCAGGCCACCTGTGGACAGTTTGCCAATGATGTTCAGTTTGTCCTGAGGCGGACAGGGCCCAGCCTGTCTGGGAGGCCCTCCTCAGACAACTGTCCACCCCCAGAACGATGCCCAGTTCGTGCCAGCCTTCCCCCAAAGCCATGGGCAGTACCAGGCCGTGAGCCACGCAAAGCACTGACCTTCAACCTTGGATGTCCCAAGCTGGTCCCCAGCCCATCTCTCCCTGAGCCTACGGCCCTGGTAGGACCCATTTCAGACTGCTTTGCTGACCTGCAGGGCCTAGAACTCAGGATACAGAGGAATACTGAGGAGTTGGGCCATGAGGCCTTCTGGGAGCAGGAGCTGCAACGAGAGCAAGCCAGGGAGCGTGAGGGACAGGCGCGCCTGCAAGCACTCAGTGCAGCTACAGCTGAGCATGTGGCCCGGCTGGAGGCCCTAGATGCCCAGGCCTGCGCCCTGGAGGCAGAGCTTCGACTGGCTGCTGAGGCCCCTGGTCCTCCTTCAGCTACAGCATCTGCTGCTGAACGCCTACGCCAGGACCTGGCCATCCAGGAGCGGCATAGTATGGAGATGCAGGGCACCTTGGCCTTGGTGAGCCAGGCTCTGGAGGCTGCAGAACACGCTCTGCAG GCCCAGGctcaggagctggaggagctgaacaGGGAACTCCGTCAGTGCAACTTGCAACAGTTCATCCAGCAGACAGGGGCTGCATTGCCACCACCCCCACAGCTGGATAGAACCATCCCGCGCACACAG GACCTTCTTCCTCCAAATAGAGAAGAACTCCAGGGAGTCCCCCAGAGCCACATCCTAGTGTCCAGCCTGAGTCCTGAGG TTCCCCCAGTGAGGCAGAGCTCCTGGAGGTAG